Proteins encoded together in one Coriobacteriia bacterium window:
- a CDS encoding MoaD/ThiS family protein, translated as MNVHLALFANLSQYQPDGQGGRSSRVLALANGSTVGSVVALLGLPDDPRIIFVNGRHAEEDRVLDEGDRLAIFPPVAGG; from the coding sequence ATGAACGTCCACCTGGCACTCTTCGCGAACCTGTCGCAGTACCAACCTGATGGCCAGGGCGGGCGGAGTTCGCGCGTTCTCGCACTCGCGAACGGCTCCACGGTCGGAAGCGTGGTCGCGCTGCTCGGACTGCCGGACGATCCACGCATCATCTTCGTGAACGGGCGTCACGCCGAGGAGGACCGTGTCCTTGACGAAGGCGACCGGCTCGCGATCTTCCCGCCGGTCGCAGGGGGCTAG
- the thiF gene encoding sulfur carrier protein ThiS adenylyltransferase ThiF: MTDVRKPVGPTDDPAVRARLAACHVAVVGCGGLGSNAAQMLVRAGVRELTLIDFDVVDESNLNRQLFFRDQLGRFKTEALAETLGRIAEDLTLHLHTLCATSDSLVGLVCGCDVIIEAVDGAETKAMIANVVTGELPDTPLVGASGLAGFGSANEIVTERIADNYYLAGDFESDVRDCLPLLASRVMVAAAHQAHAAIRILLGHPEP, from the coding sequence ATGACGGATGTCCGCAAGCCGGTCGGCCCAACCGACGACCCGGCGGTCCGAGCGCGATTGGCCGCATGTCACGTCGCGGTGGTGGGCTGCGGGGGGCTCGGCAGCAACGCCGCCCAGATGCTCGTCCGCGCAGGCGTGCGAGAGCTGACGCTCATCGATTTCGACGTGGTGGACGAGAGCAACCTGAACCGCCAGCTGTTCTTCCGCGACCAGCTGGGCAGGTTCAAGACCGAGGCGCTCGCGGAGACTCTGGGGAGAATAGCGGAGGACCTGACGTTGCACCTCCATACGCTGTGCGCCACCTCGGATTCGCTCGTCGGCTTGGTCTGCGGCTGCGACGTCATCATCGAGGCCGTGGACGGGGCCGAGACCAAAGCGATGATCGCCAACGTGGTCACGGGCGAGTTGCCCGACACGCCGCTCGTGGGGGCATCAGGCCTCGCGGGCTTCGGCTCGGCCAACGAAATCGTCACTGAGCGAATCGCCGACAACTACTACCTGGCGGGGGACTTCGAGAGCGACGTGCGCGACTGCCTGCCACTTCTCGCCTCGCGCGTCATGGTCGCGGCCGCACATCAGGCCCACGCCGCGATTCGAATTCTGCTCGGGCACCCGGAACCGTAG
- a CDS encoding MoaD/ThiS family protein: protein MNPSDRALPQVDVRVLGSLRPFRTDRGLPYEFSHAVPADGVVARQLVTEFGLPLDRTEGVFVNHVVHGLGVRIMPGDRIAFCPNDTPGPHRFFLGLFNAGRDDDA from the coding sequence ATGAACCCGAGTGATCGTGCTCTTCCCCAGGTGGATGTCCGCGTCTTGGGCAGCTTGCGTCCCTTTCGCACCGACCGTGGACTGCCCTACGAGTTCTCGCACGCTGTGCCCGCCGACGGCGTGGTTGCACGTCAGCTCGTCACCGAGTTCGGCTTACCCCTTGATCGCACGGAAGGCGTGTTCGTGAACCACGTGGTTCACGGGCTGGGTGTCCGGATCATGCCGGGGGACCGCATCGCGTTCTGCCCGAACGACACGCCGGGTCCGCACCGCTTCTTCCTGGGGTTGTTCAACGCGGGCAGAGACGACGACGCTTAG
- a CDS encoding YbaN family protein yields the protein MSMRHIARHLLLACGWLALGLGVVGMFIPVLPTAPFILLAAACFMRSSKRLHGWLVTHPTLGCHIEDYQAGRGLQARTKLVALTTLWASVLFSAYFFVPLLAADVGLVVIAGAMTVYILRLPTCAAPGSKREGPGS from the coding sequence ATGTCCATGCGACACATCGCTCGACATCTTCTTCTGGCTTGCGGGTGGCTGGCCCTCGGGCTCGGGGTCGTGGGCATGTTCATCCCGGTGCTGCCCACCGCTCCGTTCATTCTGTTGGCTGCGGCTTGCTTCATGCGCAGCTCGAAGAGACTCCACGGCTGGCTCGTGACGCACCCGACCCTGGGGTGTCACATCGAGGACTACCAAGCGGGTCGCGGCCTGCAGGCGCGGACCAAGCTCGTCGCGCTGACGACGCTGTGGGCAAGCGTGCTGTTCAGCGCGTACTTCTTCGTCCCGCTACTGGCCGCCGACGTGGGCCTAGTCGTCATCGCCGGCGCGATGACCGTCTACATCCTGCGCCTGCCTACGTGCGCGGCACCCGGCAGCAAACGAGAAGGCCCGGGGTCCTGA
- the hgcB gene encoding mercury methylation ferredoxin HgcB: MTEMRYIDDVVTLELDVSRCNGCTQCTLVCPHGVFRMRDKRAAVVDRNRCMECGACSRNCAQGAISLEPGVGCAAAIINGWLTGSEPSCDC, translated from the coding sequence ATGACCGAGATGCGCTACATCGACGACGTCGTCACGCTCGAGCTCGACGTCTCGCGCTGCAACGGCTGCACCCAGTGCACGCTCGTGTGCCCCCACGGGGTGTTCAGGATGCGAGACAAGCGCGCCGCGGTCGTCGACCGCAACCGCTGCATGGAGTGCGGAGCGTGCTCGCGCAACTGTGCTCAGGGAGCGATCTCACTTGAGCCCGGCGTCGGGTGCGCTGCTGCGATCATCAACGGCTGGCTGACCGGCTCGGAACCGAGCTGCGACTGCTGA
- the hgcA gene encoding mercury methylation corrinoid protein HgcA, giving the protein MSECCGPSQPCCGGTPALEYEYGPEPYVDGTVDTFAGPVKRVTTELSSEDRLGALRVRLAIARNDYRVRPALYAIGAPDDTSPVLVTGNYKLTFDTLRGELGGRDVWLLVIDSRGVNVWCAAGKGVFSTAEVVRGIRDARLEQTVSHTRVVLPQLGATGVAAHEVRAATGFSAVWGPVRAGDLPAFLDAGMKATPAMRRVHFELKDRARLVGVEASVLWSRRSVIAIGVLVAAAFILPRLTSLSGEIWLLTMAVGVLAVLAGAVVMPLLLPWLPGRTFALKGAIAGALLLAVLLAVTVGAPLELWAWGLLSVGTALASFVGMNFTGSSTYTSPSGVEWEMRRAIPLQIAAASVGFALFVVSLVMGQVG; this is encoded by the coding sequence ATGAGTGAGTGTTGCGGACCCTCCCAGCCCTGCTGCGGTGGCACTCCGGCACTGGAGTACGAGTACGGGCCCGAGCCCTATGTCGACGGTACCGTCGACACGTTCGCCGGACCGGTCAAACGAGTCACGACAGAGCTCTCCTCAGAGGATCGACTCGGAGCGCTGCGCGTGCGCCTGGCTATCGCGCGCAACGACTACCGCGTCCGGCCGGCCCTCTACGCCATCGGGGCGCCGGACGACACCTCGCCGGTGCTCGTGACCGGCAACTACAAGCTCACCTTCGACACGTTGCGTGGCGAACTCGGCGGGCGTGATGTGTGGCTCCTTGTCATCGACTCGCGCGGGGTGAACGTGTGGTGCGCCGCGGGCAAGGGCGTCTTCTCGACCGCCGAAGTGGTACGCGGCATCCGTGACGCCAGGCTCGAGCAGACAGTGAGCCATACGCGAGTGGTGCTGCCGCAGCTCGGTGCGACGGGCGTTGCGGCCCACGAGGTCCGCGCCGCCACCGGGTTCTCGGCCGTCTGGGGACCCGTTCGCGCGGGCGACCTGCCCGCCTTCCTCGACGCCGGAATGAAGGCGACCCCGGCGATGCGCCGCGTGCACTTTGAGCTCAAGGACCGCGCACGGCTTGTTGGCGTGGAAGCCTCGGTTCTCTGGAGCCGCAGGTCGGTCATCGCGATAGGCGTGCTCGTTGCCGCCGCCTTCATCCTGCCTCGCCTTACCTCGCTGTCCGGCGAGATCTGGCTGCTCACCATGGCCGTCGGTGTGCTCGCGGTCCTCGCGGGTGCCGTCGTGATGCCGCTGCTTCTGCCGTGGCTTCCCGGTCGCACATTCGCGCTCAAGGGTGCGATCGCAGGCGCCCTGCTGCTGGCGGTGCTGCTCGCTGTCACGGTTGGTGCGCCTCTCGAGCTGTGGGCGTGGGGGCTGCTGTCGGTGGGCACCGCACTCGCCTCGTTCGTCGGCATGAACTTCACGGGGTCCTCGACGTACACCTCGCCGTCGGGCGTCGAGTGGGAGATGCGGCGCGCCATTCCCCTGCAGATCGCGGCGGCGTCCGTCGGGTTCGCGCTGTTCGTGGTGTCCCTCGTGATGGGTCAGGTGGGATGA
- a CDS encoding metalloregulator ArsR/SmtB family transcription factor — MDVITLEALADERRLAIVELLADGEKCLCDVSDALDISSALASHHVKKLRAAGLVLTDRRGAWLHCRLDPDKLAGLASSLNALANRSSESVAGPCCTAKEWEADE; from the coding sequence ATGGACGTTATCACCCTTGAGGCACTTGCTGATGAACGTCGCCTGGCTATCGTCGAGCTCCTAGCCGACGGCGAGAAATGCCTGTGCGACGTATCAGATGCGCTCGACATCTCAAGCGCTCTTGCCTCGCACCACGTGAAGAAGCTGCGGGCGGCGGGCCTGGTGCTCACGGATCGACGGGGCGCATGGCTGCACTGCCGGCTCGACCCCGACAAGCTCGCGGGGCTGGCGAGCTCGCTCAATGCGCTGGCGAACCGCAGCAGCGAGTCAGTCGCGGGTCCCTGCTGCACTGCGAAGGAGTGGGAAGCCGATGAGTGA
- a CDS encoding class I SAM-dependent methyltransferase, whose translation MRLGVTSANPLIWALAAVGWLPSPLLVAFWGMESSRALIVASEVGLFDALASGPRTADELAAATECDPHGVQTLANALTGFGYLKRRNGSYRLRRGARRWLLSDSRVSLKRPMGLLDVMWDELGDLETRVREGGSRDFHRPERDAAFWARYLEGLGAAAALTAPLVVRSIDVGRGRRLLDVGGGHGAFSVAMCRRHPGLHATVLDLEPATVVGRRLVAEAGLTDRIDFSAGDLTDAEWGENHDVVLLFNLLHIFDTATAAAVVRRAHDALAPGGTVAILDASHKESRGGVSAVGGGSELLFFAINDTQAYPEATLVRWVEEAGFADVRVRHTLGMPEVLITARRCVINT comes from the coding sequence GTGCGACTCGGAGTGACCAGTGCGAATCCCCTCATCTGGGCCCTGGCGGCCGTCGGCTGGCTGCCGTCACCACTGCTCGTCGCGTTCTGGGGCATGGAGTCGAGCCGCGCGCTGATCGTCGCGAGCGAGGTGGGGCTGTTCGACGCCCTCGCGAGCGGCCCGCGCACTGCGGACGAACTGGCGGCGGCTACCGAATGCGACCCCCACGGCGTCCAGACGCTCGCGAACGCGCTCACCGGCTTTGGCTACCTCAAGCGGCGCAACGGCTCCTACCGGCTTCGCCGCGGTGCGCGCCGCTGGCTGCTCTCAGACTCCCGCGTCTCGCTCAAGCGACCGATGGGGCTTCTCGACGTGATGTGGGACGAGCTGGGAGACCTCGAGACACGCGTGCGAGAGGGCGGGTCTCGTGACTTCCACCGTCCTGAACGCGACGCCGCTTTCTGGGCACGCTACCTTGAGGGCCTGGGTGCGGCTGCGGCGCTGACCGCCCCTTTGGTGGTCCGCTCGATCGACGTCGGCCGCGGCCGGCGTCTCCTCGACGTCGGCGGTGGCCACGGGGCGTTCTCGGTGGCGATGTGTCGGCGTCACCCGGGTCTGCACGCAACGGTGCTCGATCTCGAACCCGCCACCGTGGTCGGTCGACGTCTCGTCGCTGAAGCGGGGCTCACGGACCGCATCGACTTCTCAGCGGGCGACCTGACAGACGCCGAGTGGGGCGAGAACCACGACGTGGTGCTGCTGTTCAACCTGCTTCACATCTTCGACACCGCCACGGCAGCTGCGGTCGTACGGCGAGCCCACGACGCGCTCGCACCGGGCGGCACCGTTGCCATCCTCGACGCATCGCACAAGGAATCCCGCGGGGGTGTGAGCGCAGTCGGAGGCGGGAGCGAGCTGCTCTTCTTCGCCATCAATGACACCCAGGCCTACCCCGAGGCGACCCTCGTGCGCTGGGTCGAAGAGGCCGGATTCGCCGATGTGCGCGTGCGCCACACCCTGGGCATGCCTGAAGTGCTCATCACCGCACGCCGTTGCGTCATAAACACCTGA
- a CDS encoding glycosyltransferase produces MARTDLHVHSRHSDRPSEWFLKRIGAAESYTEPEVVYAAAKARGMDFVTLTDHNSINGAVALKRAHPHDVFVGVESTVYFPEDGCKFHLLIWGLDEAQFDRVQELREDAYALRDYLRAQSLAHSVAHATFAVNERLTVHHLEKLVVLFDCFEVVNGARTQRQNDLWCRALSSLTPESMARLAREHHIEPFGERPWIKGFTGGSDDHAGLLIGRTWTEAPASSPEEFLARVGARETRAEGRHNDYRTLAFSVYKIACDFSQAGRTPAARSLMSTVSQTLFAEAPAKVPGLSLKERVAVMRMRTTPLGAAVADLIEALRSQRASSLDERLDLAYDRMALVADELVLMLLESAKRHIEQGDVLALVRDVSAALPAAFVAAPFLTTMNALHRGRALADAIRERFAVGRLQRDRRTLWFSDTLDDLNGVSVTLRQLSHQARSRGRSLELVGCLGPGADDAGVLALPWMMETGLSFYEHQKVRVPSVLGALRLIQEYEPDEIVVSTPGPVGLTGLLAARLLDVPCRAVFHTDFGAQLARIGGDDAPVALVDAYVTWFYNQFDEVLATSSEYASLLRDRGIPAERIGLFRRGVDTRRFAPRPHARRMVRRFHGLGDGPIYLYAGRLSKDKDLDLLVDAHALVAREVPDATLVLAGDGPHADHLADRALSTPGVVLTGRLDQAELARLYAAVDFLVFPSVTDTFGMAVLEAQASGLPALVSASGGPKQVIVPGRSGFIVGDQSAVTWAEAIASLVQGVREGSETHRSLSAAARENALLYSWDEVFEQLKEPTGPGDCASGGNAVSGVGGKQTPELSSV; encoded by the coding sequence GTGGCGAGAACGGATCTGCACGTTCACTCCCGGCACTCGGACCGCCCGTCTGAGTGGTTCCTCAAGCGCATCGGCGCCGCCGAGTCCTACACGGAGCCCGAGGTGGTGTACGCCGCCGCCAAGGCCCGGGGGATGGACTTCGTCACCCTCACTGACCACAACAGCATCAACGGGGCGGTCGCGCTGAAACGGGCACACCCTCACGACGTATTCGTGGGGGTCGAGTCGACCGTCTACTTTCCCGAAGACGGCTGCAAGTTCCATCTGCTGATCTGGGGGCTCGACGAGGCGCAGTTCGACCGTGTCCAAGAGCTGCGCGAGGATGCGTATGCGCTGCGGGACTACCTGCGGGCGCAGAGCTTGGCACACTCGGTCGCGCATGCCACCTTCGCGGTGAATGAGCGCCTCACCGTGCACCATCTTGAGAAACTCGTCGTGCTGTTCGACTGCTTCGAGGTGGTCAACGGAGCGCGGACGCAGCGCCAGAACGATCTGTGGTGCCGCGCGCTGAGCAGTCTCACGCCCGAGAGCATGGCTCGCCTCGCGCGTGAGCATCATATCGAGCCGTTCGGCGAGCGTCCGTGGATCAAGGGGTTCACCGGCGGGTCGGACGACCATGCGGGGCTCCTCATCGGCCGCACCTGGACCGAGGCTCCCGCGTCCTCGCCCGAGGAGTTCCTCGCCCGCGTCGGGGCGCGCGAGACCCGGGCCGAGGGTCGACACAACGACTATCGGACGCTCGCCTTCTCCGTCTACAAGATCGCTTGCGACTTCTCGCAGGCGGGGCGCACGCCTGCCGCGCGTTCGCTCATGTCGACCGTTTCCCAGACGCTCTTCGCCGAGGCGCCCGCGAAGGTTCCGGGGCTGTCGCTCAAGGAGCGCGTAGCGGTGATGCGCATGCGCACGACGCCTCTGGGTGCCGCCGTGGCCGACCTCATCGAGGCCCTTCGGAGTCAGCGCGCCTCGTCACTCGACGAGCGCCTCGATCTCGCCTACGACCGCATGGCTCTTGTCGCCGACGAGCTCGTGCTCATGCTTCTGGAGTCGGCGAAGCGGCACATCGAGCAGGGTGATGTGCTTGCCTTGGTCCGAGATGTCTCTGCGGCTCTGCCGGCGGCGTTCGTCGCCGCGCCGTTCCTGACCACGATGAACGCGCTTCATCGAGGACGGGCACTGGCGGACGCGATTCGCGAGCGGTTCGCCGTGGGGCGATTGCAGCGGGACCGTCGCACGCTGTGGTTCTCGGACACGCTCGACGACCTCAACGGTGTCTCGGTGACGCTGCGCCAACTGTCGCATCAAGCGCGGTCGCGCGGCAGGAGCTTGGAGCTCGTGGGTTGCCTGGGCCCGGGTGCCGATGACGCCGGCGTTCTCGCCCTTCCGTGGATGATGGAGACGGGCCTGTCGTTCTACGAGCACCAGAAGGTGCGGGTTCCCTCTGTCCTGGGCGCGTTGCGCCTGATCCAGGAGTACGAACCGGATGAGATCGTCGTGTCGACGCCGGGGCCGGTAGGCCTCACGGGGCTGCTCGCCGCGCGTCTTCTCGACGTGCCCTGCCGCGCGGTGTTCCACACCGACTTCGGCGCCCAACTCGCGCGCATCGGTGGCGATGATGCCCCCGTCGCACTCGTCGACGCGTATGTGACGTGGTTCTACAACCAGTTCGACGAGGTGCTCGCCACGTCGTCGGAGTACGCAAGCCTCCTGCGGGACAGGGGTATTCCGGCGGAGAGGATCGGGCTGTTCCGTCGCGGGGTCGACACGCGACGCTTCGCACCGCGCCCGCACGCGCGCCGGATGGTGCGCCGCTTTCACGGGCTCGGCGACGGGCCGATCTACCTGTACGCGGGCCGGCTCTCGAAGGACAAGGACCTTGACCTCCTCGTTGACGCCCATGCGCTCGTGGCACGCGAAGTGCCCGATGCGACACTCGTGTTGGCCGGTGATGGACCCCACGCCGATCACCTCGCGGACCGCGCTCTGAGTACGCCCGGCGTGGTGCTGACGGGTCGTCTCGACCAGGCCGAACTGGCGAGGCTCTACGCGGCGGTCGACTTCCTTGTCTTCCCTAGCGTCACCGACACCTTCGGCATGGCGGTGCTCGAGGCCCAGGCGAGCGGTCTGCCGGCGCTCGTGAGTGCCTCGGGCGGGCCCAAGCAGGTCATCGTGCCCGGACGCAGCGGCTTCATCGTGGGCGATCAGAGCGCGGTGACCTGGGCCGAGGCGATCGCAAGCCTCGTTCAAGGCGTGCGCGAAGGTAGCGAAACGCACCGTAGCCTGAGCGCGGCCGCGCGCGAGAACGCCCTCCTCTACTCGTGGGATGAGGTGTTCGAGCAGCTGAAGGAGCCGACGGGTCCCGGCGACTGCGCGTCCGGTGGCAACGCTGTCAGCGGCGTTGGCGGAAAGCAGACACCGGAGCTCTCAAGCGTGTAG
- a CDS encoding YdeI/OmpD-associated family protein, whose product MAKRPDLPMPEDMQQALEAASLLNAFALRPDNQRNGYVSWIQESRREITRRKRIRQMLEELYAGDVYRGAAWGTSCARPKKH is encoded by the coding sequence GTGGCCAAACGACCCGACTTGCCGATGCCCGAGGACATGCAGCAGGCCCTGGAGGCAGCGTCGCTGCTCAATGCCTTCGCCCTCAGGCCCGATAACCAACGCAACGGCTATGTCTCCTGGATACAGGAGTCCCGCCGCGAGATCACGCGCCGCAAGCGCATCCGCCAGATGCTTGAGGAGCTCTACGCGGGCGACGTGTACCGCGGCGCGGCGTGGGGCACGAGTTGCGCGCGCCCCAAAAAGCACTAG
- a CDS encoding CYTH domain-containing protein: MMNSHDAASPPTGVEIERKFLLLNVPEEVLAAPGVSVRQGYLVVGTQEEARIRQADDAYTLTVKSGAGIRRGEYEIALSREQFASLWPATEGRRIEKRRHAVPLPGDLVAEVDLYDGPLAGLAVAEVEFVSLDRARAFEPPGWFDADVTDDGRYKNAALARDGRPS, encoded by the coding sequence ATGATGAACAGCCACGATGCAGCATCGCCGCCCACGGGCGTGGAGATCGAGCGCAAGTTCCTGCTGTTAAACGTGCCCGAGGAGGTGCTCGCCGCGCCTGGAGTGTCAGTGCGCCAGGGCTATCTGGTGGTGGGCACGCAGGAGGAGGCGCGGATCCGTCAGGCCGATGACGCGTATACCCTGACGGTCAAGTCGGGCGCGGGCATCCGGCGCGGCGAGTACGAGATCGCTCTTTCGCGCGAGCAGTTCGCATCGTTGTGGCCGGCGACCGAGGGCCGCCGCATCGAGAAGCGGCGTCACGCGGTGCCGCTGCCCGGGGACCTGGTTGCGGAAGTCGACCTGTACGATGGACCGCTTGCCGGGCTTGCCGTGGCTGAGGTCGAGTTCGTCTCGCTCGACAGGGCACGCGCGTTCGAGCCTCCGGGGTGGTTCGACGCGGATGTGACCGATGACGGGCGCTACAAGAATGCCGCTCTTGCTCGCGACGGTCGCCCCTCCTGA
- a CDS encoding flavodoxin domain-containing protein: MPTQMTRREFVTTTAVLGAAAAAGGLTGCAASVEQDSALVPTPSTSYGGGLSVSKRVFVGYATGTGSTVGVAEMIGETLGKRGFDVDVKPMKDQPSLDGYEAVILGSAVNGGHWLPEAEAFVVANGDPLGKVPVALFCVHAMNTGPEAKKVARRQAYLDKVRETVKPVAEGYFVGVGPNDAESNWFTRTMFRTFGGDIEGDGRDWNAIKAWAEQVPV; the protein is encoded by the coding sequence ATGCCCACACAGATGACTCGCAGAGAGTTTGTGACCACCACTGCGGTGCTGGGAGCGGCGGCTGCGGCGGGTGGCCTGACGGGTTGCGCTGCGAGCGTGGAGCAGGACAGCGCGCTGGTGCCTACGCCATCAACGAGTTACGGAGGAGGTCTGTCGGTGAGTAAGCGAGTGTTCGTCGGGTACGCCACAGGGACCGGGTCGACCGTGGGCGTCGCGGAGATGATCGGCGAGACGCTGGGCAAGCGTGGGTTCGACGTCGATGTGAAGCCGATGAAGGATCAGCCATCGCTCGATGGCTACGAGGCGGTCATACTGGGTAGCGCGGTCAACGGGGGGCATTGGCTGCCCGAGGCTGAAGCCTTCGTGGTGGCCAACGGCGACCCTCTGGGCAAGGTGCCTGTCGCGCTTTTCTGCGTCCACGCGATGAACACCGGACCGGAGGCGAAGAAGGTCGCCCGCCGGCAGGCGTACCTCGACAAGGTGCGCGAGACCGTGAAGCCCGTGGCCGAGGGCTACTTCGTCGGCGTCGGTCCGAACGACGCCGAATCGAACTGGTTCACGCGTACGATGTTCCGGACGTTCGGCGGGGATATCGAAGGCGATGGACGCGACTGGAACGCGATCAAGGCGTGGGCTGAGCAGGTGCCGGTGTAG
- a CDS encoding TetR family transcriptional regulator gives MVAPRKRTVPLTSDELYATALRIVDADGLEALTMRRLAGEVGVEAASLYHHIPNKDALISGMLVKMRSEVQLPDPLPEDWTDLFVMIFAEYRRVLSAHPNLVIYAGRRVESDPSPDGLQGLVQLGLSEDDAVGLWQSMIAFVTGFSLFSSRAAETDTSNQPPELDTRLAEWRDETADKTIRAIIEGYAGGR, from the coding sequence ATGGTTGCTCCCCGGAAGCGGACCGTGCCGCTCACATCCGATGAGCTCTACGCGACCGCGCTCAGAATCGTCGATGCCGACGGTCTCGAAGCGCTCACGATGCGTCGGCTCGCTGGCGAAGTCGGTGTCGAAGCCGCGTCCCTCTACCACCACATCCCGAACAAGGACGCCCTCATCAGCGGGATGCTCGTGAAGATGCGTTCTGAGGTGCAGCTGCCCGACCCGTTGCCTGAGGACTGGACCGACCTCTTCGTAATGATCTTTGCCGAGTACCGCCGCGTCCTTTCGGCACACCCGAACCTGGTTATCTATGCCGGGCGTCGCGTGGAGTCCGACCCCTCCCCGGACGGGTTGCAGGGTCTGGTTCAGCTGGGGCTGAGCGAAGACGACGCGGTGGGTTTGTGGCAATCGATGATCGCGTTCGTGACCGGCTTCTCGCTCTTCAGCTCCCGCGCTGCCGAGACGGACACAAGTAACCAGCCTCCGGAACTTGACACTCGCCTTGCCGAGTGGCGCGACGAGACCGCGGACAAGACGATCCGGGCCATCATCGAGGGCTACGCTGGCGGCCGATAG
- a CDS encoding GNAT family protein, whose amino-acid sequence MLRLECSQCVVRDWSPSDKDALISAADNRSIWRNMTDMFPHPYGEPEADAWFALLAGMREPTHWAIEVGGQAVGGIGLELGEGVSVRTAGIGYWLAEPLWGRGITTAAVHQVAPYAMQRFDRCRLEASVFAWNPGSMRVLEKCGFSREGVARASIFKDGEIIDRVVYALVTCRTDPRD is encoded by the coding sequence GTGTTGAGACTCGAGTGTTCGCAGTGTGTCGTGCGCGACTGGTCACCCAGTGACAAGGACGCGCTCATCAGCGCCGCCGACAACCGCAGCATCTGGCGCAACATGACCGACATGTTCCCGCACCCCTATGGCGAGCCTGAGGCTGATGCGTGGTTCGCCCTGCTCGCCGGCATGCGTGAACCCACCCACTGGGCGATCGAGGTCGGGGGACAGGCGGTGGGTGGTATCGGGCTCGAGCTGGGCGAGGGCGTCTCCGTGCGTACGGCCGGCATCGGGTACTGGCTCGCTGAACCCCTCTGGGGGCGAGGCATCACCACCGCTGCGGTGCACCAGGTGGCTCCCTACGCGATGCAGCGTTTCGACCGGTGCCGTCTTGAGGCCTCGGTCTTCGCCTGGAACCCCGGGTCGATGCGCGTGCTGGAGAAGTGCGGGTTCTCTCGCGAGGGAGTGGCTCGCGCGAGCATCTTCAAGGACGGTGAGATCATCGACAGGGTGGTCTACGCGCTGGTGACGTGCCGAACTGATCCGAGGGACTAG
- a CDS encoding histidine phosphatase family protein: MGEPTILVTVRHGATDFNRQKRYAGFLDVPLNAEGLADAARASQQLGLSVDVVVSSTLCRAVETARLLTGGARDIVTSELCKERDFGAMQGLASGETEALRPVIKYFRIGGDFHSLNPPGGETLPALRKRAARFRAYVMSQFAGRTVLIVSHEVFLLQFHGLLRGETWQQAMSHTLPNLTLTTMTMQGHRLLSETARPLVEAE; the protein is encoded by the coding sequence ATGGGTGAGCCGACCATCCTCGTGACCGTCAGGCACGGTGCTACTGACTTCAACCGACAGAAACGCTACGCCGGCTTCTTGGACGTGCCTCTCAACGCTGAGGGCCTAGCGGACGCAGCGCGGGCGTCACAGCAGCTTGGTCTATCGGTCGACGTGGTGGTCAGTTCGACGCTGTGCCGGGCCGTAGAGACCGCGCGCCTGCTTACCGGCGGTGCGCGAGATATCGTCACGAGCGAGCTGTGCAAGGAGCGGGACTTCGGCGCCATGCAGGGTCTGGCGTCGGGCGAGACTGAGGCTCTCAGGCCCGTGATCAAGTACTTCAGGATCGGCGGTGACTTCCACTCCCTGAACCCGCCGGGTGGCGAGACGCTGCCTGCGCTGAGGAAGCGGGCAGCACGCTTCAGGGCGTACGTGATGTCTCAGTTCGCGGGGCGTACGGTGCTGATCGTCTCGCACGAGGTGTTCCTACTTCAGTTCCACGGACTGCTGCGAGGCGAGACGTGGCAGCAGGCGATGAGCCACACCCTTCCCAATCTCACGCTCACCACTATGACGATGCAGGGTCATCGCCTGCTGAGCGAAACAGCGCGACCGCTCGTCGAAGCAGAGTAG